From a region of the Synchiropus splendidus isolate RoL2022-P1 chromosome 12, RoL_Sspl_1.0, whole genome shotgun sequence genome:
- the LOC128768084 gene encoding pleckstrin homology domain-containing family G member 1 isoform X2, producing MDSTMDSAERPISYTSTSSSASSRDSHCSLGSRSTLVPTSHCHPTTSDRDSGAIRLELVPARQLGCGEEQERNDGVADAERESGRQGSEQTPTDHSETELSLDRGGERTGQGQGPRTYVDRVVQEILDTERTYVQDLRSIVEDYLQCISNQTKVSLSSEDKGSLFGNIQDIYHFNRDLLHDLEKCNADPVAIAECFVSKSEEFHIYTQYCTNYPRSVAVLTECMRNKALAKFFRERQESLRHSLPLGSYLLKPVQRILKYHLLLHEIANHMEKDTETFEVVQEAIDTMQRVAWHINDMKRKHEHAVRLQEIQSLLTNWKGPDLIGYGELVLEGTFRLQRAKNERTLFLFDKLLLVTKKREETYTYKAHILCCNLMLVEVIPKEPLSFSVFHYKNPKLQHTVQAKSQQDKRMWILHLKRLILENHPAKIPAKAKQAILEMDAMHHPGFHYSPDGDKKDSPQTKEGPSPRRGRRKEPLSKLLKNAKQSVANSESEKRSSLGVSLLSPVSQLALGTIGRSRSLINQSQESLDPGDHFDHSDREEAEEQHQQDADDEDDGGLAGGKKLRVPGKSSRKRLNPQASVDSIEQWKSFNMSPSDLQRARESLMREGSHHPPLVRTPRVTEEPPDSPVPSANRTQRESTVRNIWADHRARRAMFPTRQRTMQPDDDEDIYQMFVPTEESRPDPEVAPDRQEDSSSSPRTARPCSWHVEQLPTVQIDPPPSSGRVLRRASSAGEKVTEALKSPDEPGHILEVIHTESSSNDISGSSSAEQLTLDDIENVYDNISYEDLKNMGLVRRDVEDHHKESEVQASRTQDTATQNTEEVPSLPELKNDMDTFNKSTKEDACELKIVEDNIYDTICFQQPPSAEHKAVQSDTAKQEGHSLLASDQDLTGSLRQFVSEESLQFGDDDVLSHPVTCSPEPDYSSSSASEVFSKHSQRGDQMSEEVDEIWNDLENYIKVNEKKADRLPAAFPVSSSESPKRTPSVKNMRTKSLPEVSFQLANAPLKSPTALYDTPVRSSSSFTIPVINVPELHNEEPTEDRYSPDGGPHTPVQAEPPPGTVKSIRNRLARLSSGSFRLEDDDLVELPQRHVPTKDHSNKDMHSLFPGELAGLDSPLASSSLLLGESVDFPLEFMDKTKSRVFLMARQYSQKIKKANQLLRMRSMDPGDSCSRPRMEKRRKDLAAILEEKKQGGAAIGARIAEYSQLYDQVIFKDPPGTSSPAPHHTHPGLPSSPSLPETSLEDDWLHSTYSNGELSSFLSSTHDMATPASTPQRKLTSASSIPSFQATPLSPSSPPTQRWSSCMPAPSEKEEHVYSTIKRHPSFNESSSTRSLSSGIKNTQPPTQRLHSPILGKTGRQSSLPERSTQGQSDLTLQDGQQVVVLNRASALSILSATQNYLANFKDNGEDDDDYVEIRSEDESEQDHDKISGSSHQSWGHLQSQSLPCTPVRKCDPLRSMDQEELEKYLWSEPQQNQPNIVQSLREKFQCLSSSSFA from the exons ATGGACTCCACCATGGACAGTGCCGAGAGGCCCATCAGCTacacctccacctcttcctctgCATCCTCGCGGGACAGTCACTGCTCCCTGGGCAGCCGCTCCACACTTGTACCCACATCGCATTGTCATCCAACCACCTCTGACCGGGACTCTGGAGCGATTCGGTTGGAGCTGGTTCCTGCCCGGCAGCTGGGTTGTGGGGAGGAACAGGAGAGAAATGATGGGGTGGCGGATGCAGAGAGGGAGTCTGGGCGGCAAGGAAGTGAGCAAACTCCAACGGACCATTCAGAGACAGAGCTCAGTCTGGATAGAGGAGGTGAACGGACTGGACAGGGACAGGGACCAAGGACCTATGTGGACAGGGTGGTGCAAGAGATTCTGGACACAGAGCGAACATACGTTCAGGACCTGCGTAGCATTGTAGAG GACTACCTGCAGTGCATCAGTAACCAGACCAAAGTCTCTCTAAGTTCTGAAGACAAAGGTTCCTTGTTTGGTAACATCCAGGACATCTACCACTTCAACAG GGACCTGCTTCACGATCTTGAGAAGTGTAACGCCGACCCGGTGGCCATCGCCGAGTGTTTCGTCTCCAAG AGCGAGGAGTTCCACATCTACACGCAGTACTGCACCAACTATCCCAG GTCGGTGGCTGTGCTCACCGAGTGCATGAGGAACAAGGCGTTGGCAAAGTTTTTCCGCGAGCGGCAGGAATCTCTGCGGCACTCCCTGCCTCTGGGCTCCTACCTGCTCAAGCCGGTGCAGAGGATCCTCAAGTATCATCTACTGCTGCAT GAGATCGCCAACCACATGGAGAAGGACACAGAGACGTTCGAGGTGGTGCAGGAGGCCATCGACACCATGCAGAGAGTGGCGTGGCACATCAACGACATGAAGAGGAAGCACGAGCACGCTGTCCGACTTCAG GAGATCCAGAGCCTGCTGACAAACTGGAAAGGTCCAGATCTGATTGGCTATGGGGAGTTAGTTTTGGAAGGAACCTTCCGTCTTCAACGAGCCAAGAACGAGAGAACGCTCTTCTTGTTTGACAAGCTTCTTCTTGTCACAAAAAAACGGGAAGAAACCTACACGTACAAGGCTCACATTCTG TGCTGCAACCTGATGCTTGTGGAAGTTATTCCAAAAGAGCCACTCAGCTTCAGTGTTTTCCACTACAAGAATCCCAAATTACAGCATACGGTCCAG GCCAAATCCCAGCAAGACAAGCGCATGTGGATCTTGCACCTTAAGAGACTCATACTTGAAAACCATCCTGCAAAAATCCCTGCCAAG GCCAAACAAGCCATTCTCGAAATGGATGCAATGC ATCATCCTGGATTTCACTACAGTCCGGATGGAGACAAGAAGGATTCCCCACAAACAAAGGAAGGTCCAAGCCCACGAAGAGGGCGCAGGAAAG aacCACTTtccaaattattgaaaaatgcaaaacagaGTGTGGCCAACAGTGAGAGTGAGAAG CGATCAAGTCTGGGCGTCTCTCTCCTCTCACCGGTGTCCCAGCTGGCTTTGGGCACCATTGGCCGCAGCCGGAGCCTCATCAACCAATCGCAGGAGTCTCTGGACCCTGGTGACCACTTCGATCACAGtgacagagaagaagcggagGAGCAACACCAGCAGGATGCAGACGATGAAGATGACGGTGGCCTG GCTGGTGGGAAAAAGCTGCGCGTCCCCGGCAAGAGCAGTCGGAAGAGGCTGAACCCTCAAGCTTCAGTTGATAGTATAGAGCAGTGGAAGTCCTTCAACATGAGTCCTTCGGACCTACAG CGAGCCAGAGAATCTCTCATGAGGGAGGGGAGCCACCATCCACCTCTGGTCAGGACCCCTCGTGTGACAGAGGAACCGCCAGACTCACCAGTCCCCTCCGCTAATAGGACACAAAGAGAGTCTACAGTTAGGAACATCTGGGCCGACCACAGGGCTCGTCGGGCCATGTTCCCCACCAGACAGCGGACAATGCAACCGGACGACGATGAGGACATCTACCAGATGTTCGTGCccacagaggaaagcagacCAGACCCAGAAGTGGCCCCAGACAGGCAGGAGGACTCCTCCTCGTCACCCAGGACAGCCCGTCCATGCAGCTGGCACGTTGAACAGCTGCCCACGGTGCAGATCGACCCACCGCCCAGCAGTGGCAGGGTTCTCCGTAGGGCAAGCAGTGCGGGGGAGAAGGTGACAGAAGCACTCAAGAGTCCTGATGAGCCTGGTCACATTCTGGAAGTCATTCACACCGAGTCGTCCAGCAATGACATATCAGGGTCGTCTTCTGCTGAGCAGCTGACGTTAGACGACATTGAAAATGTGTACGACAACATTAGCTACGAAGACCTGAAGAATATGGGTCTGGTCAGGAGAGACGTGGAGGATCATCACAAAGAGTCGGAAGTGCAGGCCTCACGAACCCAGGACACGGCAACGCAGAACACTGAAGAAGTACCCTCTCTCCCAGAATTAAAGAACGACATGGACACCTTCAACAAGTCGACAAAGGAAGATGCTTGTGAGCTAAAGATTGTAGAGGACAACATCTACGACACCATTTGCTTCCAACAACCACCATCAGCTGAGCATAAAGCAGTTCAGAGTGACACCGCGAAACAGGAGGGACACAGTCTGCTGGCCTCTGACCAAGATCTAACAGGAAGCCTCAGGCAGTTTGTGTCTGAGGAGAGTCTCCAGTTTGGAGACGATGATGTCTTGTCACATCCGGTCACATGCTCTCCTGAGCCAGACTACTCCTCCTCGTCTGCCTCGGAGGTATTCTCTAAGCACTCGCAGAGGGGGGATCAGATGTCGGAAGAAGTAGACGAGATCTGGAATGACTTGGAAAACTACATCAAGGTCAATGAGAAGAAAGCAGATCGACTGCCAGCAGCCTTCCCTGTGAGCAGCAGCGAGTCTCCCAAGAGGACGCCCTCGGTCAAAAACATGCGCACAAAGAGTCTCCCAGAAGTGAGTTTTCAACTGGCAAACGCTCCATTGAAGAGTCCCACAGCACTTTACGACACACCAGTGAGGTCCTCTTCATCGTTCACCATCCCAGTCATCAATGTGCCCGAGCTTCACAATGAAGAGCCAACAGAAGACCGTTACAGTCCTGATGGTGGTCCGCACACTCCTGTTCAAGCAGAGCCCCCTCCAGGCACAGTCAAGAGCATTCGCAACAGACTAGCTCGCCTCAGCAGCGGCAGCTTTCGCCTAGAGGATGACGACTTGGTCGAGCTTCCTCAAAGACACGTCCCTACTAAAGACCACTCCAATAAGGACATGCACAGCTTGTTTCCAGGAGAGCTCGCAGGTCTGGACTCCCCGCTGGCGTCATCCAGCTTGCTGCTGGGGGAGTCGGTGGACTTCCCACTGGAGTTTATGGACAAAACAAAGAGTCGTGTGTTCCTAATGGCACGTCAATACAGCCAGAAGATAAAGAAGGCCAACCAGCTGCTGCGCATGAGGAGCATGGACCCAGGAGACTCATGCAGTCGACCAAGAATGGAGAAAAGGCGCAAAGACCTGGCTGCCATcttggaagagaagaaacaagGAGGTGCTGCTATAG GCGCAAGGATAGCGGAGTACTCTCAGCTGTATGACCAGGTGATATTCAAGGATCCTCCAGGAACATCTTCTCCAGCGCCACATCACACTCATCCGGGTCTTCCATCTTCTCCGTCCCTGCCTGAGACCTCGCTGGAAGACGACTGGCTCCACTCCACCTATAGCAATGGGGAGCTGTCCAGTTTCCTGTCATCCACCCACGACATGGCAACCCCAGCCTCCACCCCCCAGCGCAAGCTGACCTCCGCCTCATCTATCCCTTCCTTTCAGGcaacccctctctctccctcgagCCCTCCTACTCAGAGGTGGAGTTCCTGCATGCCTGCACCCAGCGAGAAGGAGGAACATGTGTATAGTACTATTAAGAGACATCCATCTTTCAATGAATCCTCTTCTACTCGCTCGCTCAGCTCTGGAATAAAAAATACTCAACCACCTACACAAAGACTTCACAGTCCCATTCTGGGCAAAACCGGCCGACAGAGCAGCCTCCCAGAACGGTCCACTCAGGGACAGTCAGATCTCACTTTACAGGACGGCCAACAAGTGGTGGTTCTGAACCGAGCGTCCGCACTCAGCATCCTCAGCGCCACGCAGAACTACTTGGCCAACTTTAAAGACAATGGAGAAGATGACGACGACTATGTGGAGATCCGCTCTGAGGATGAAAGCGAGCAAGACCACGACAAAATCAGCGGCAGCTCACATCAGAGCTGGGGTCACCTTCAATCCCAGAGTTTGCCTTGCACTCCCGTGCGTAAATGTGACCCACTGCGCTCCATGGATCAGGAGGAACTGGAGAAATATCTGTGGAGTGAGCCGCAGCAGAACCAGCCCAACATCGTCCAGTCACTGAGGGAGAAGTTCCAATGTCTGAGCTCCAGTAGTTTTGCCTGA
- the LOC128768084 gene encoding pleckstrin homology domain-containing family G member 1 isoform X1, which yields MPTDDYNYLSDALPPLPEVPDSGSILSSVDIPSRCLRNPAFRHTSSRYYSAHSMDSTMDSAERPISYTSTSSSASSRDSHCSLGSRSTLVPTSHCHPTTSDRDSGAIRLELVPARQLGCGEEQERNDGVADAERESGRQGSEQTPTDHSETELSLDRGGERTGQGQGPRTYVDRVVQEILDTERTYVQDLRSIVEDYLQCISNQTKVSLSSEDKGSLFGNIQDIYHFNRDLLHDLEKCNADPVAIAECFVSKSEEFHIYTQYCTNYPRSVAVLTECMRNKALAKFFRERQESLRHSLPLGSYLLKPVQRILKYHLLLHEIANHMEKDTETFEVVQEAIDTMQRVAWHINDMKRKHEHAVRLQEIQSLLTNWKGPDLIGYGELVLEGTFRLQRAKNERTLFLFDKLLLVTKKREETYTYKAHILCCNLMLVEVIPKEPLSFSVFHYKNPKLQHTVQAKSQQDKRMWILHLKRLILENHPAKIPAKAKQAILEMDAMHHPGFHYSPDGDKKDSPQTKEGPSPRRGRRKEPLSKLLKNAKQSVANSESEKRSSLGVSLLSPVSQLALGTIGRSRSLINQSQESLDPGDHFDHSDREEAEEQHQQDADDEDDGGLAGGKKLRVPGKSSRKRLNPQASVDSIEQWKSFNMSPSDLQRARESLMREGSHHPPLVRTPRVTEEPPDSPVPSANRTQRESTVRNIWADHRARRAMFPTRQRTMQPDDDEDIYQMFVPTEESRPDPEVAPDRQEDSSSSPRTARPCSWHVEQLPTVQIDPPPSSGRVLRRASSAGEKVTEALKSPDEPGHILEVIHTESSSNDISGSSSAEQLTLDDIENVYDNISYEDLKNMGLVRRDVEDHHKESEVQASRTQDTATQNTEEVPSLPELKNDMDTFNKSTKEDACELKIVEDNIYDTICFQQPPSAEHKAVQSDTAKQEGHSLLASDQDLTGSLRQFVSEESLQFGDDDVLSHPVTCSPEPDYSSSSASEVFSKHSQRGDQMSEEVDEIWNDLENYIKVNEKKADRLPAAFPVSSSESPKRTPSVKNMRTKSLPEVSFQLANAPLKSPTALYDTPVRSSSSFTIPVINVPELHNEEPTEDRYSPDGGPHTPVQAEPPPGTVKSIRNRLARLSSGSFRLEDDDLVELPQRHVPTKDHSNKDMHSLFPGELAGLDSPLASSSLLLGESVDFPLEFMDKTKSRVFLMARQYSQKIKKANQLLRMRSMDPGDSCSRPRMEKRRKDLAAILEEKKQGGAAIGARIAEYSQLYDQVIFKDPPGTSSPAPHHTHPGLPSSPSLPETSLEDDWLHSTYSNGELSSFLSSTHDMATPASTPQRKLTSASSIPSFQATPLSPSSPPTQRWSSCMPAPSEKEEHVYSTIKRHPSFNESSSTRSLSSGIKNTQPPTQRLHSPILGKTGRQSSLPERSTQGQSDLTLQDGQQVVVLNRASALSILSATQNYLANFKDNGEDDDDYVEIRSEDESEQDHDKISGSSHQSWGHLQSQSLPCTPVRKCDPLRSMDQEELEKYLWSEPQQNQPNIVQSLREKFQCLSSSSFA from the exons acgaTTATAACTACCTGTCTGATGCGCTGCCTCCTCTACCTGAGGTCCCGGACTCTGGATCAATCCTGAGCTCCGTTGACATCCCATCACGTTGCCTCCGCAACCCGGCCTTCCGCCACACCTCCTCCCGCTACTACTCGGCCCACAGTATGGACTCCACCATGGACAGTGCCGAGAGGCCCATCAGCTacacctccacctcttcctctgCATCCTCGCGGGACAGTCACTGCTCCCTGGGCAGCCGCTCCACACTTGTACCCACATCGCATTGTCATCCAACCACCTCTGACCGGGACTCTGGAGCGATTCGGTTGGAGCTGGTTCCTGCCCGGCAGCTGGGTTGTGGGGAGGAACAGGAGAGAAATGATGGGGTGGCGGATGCAGAGAGGGAGTCTGGGCGGCAAGGAAGTGAGCAAACTCCAACGGACCATTCAGAGACAGAGCTCAGTCTGGATAGAGGAGGTGAACGGACTGGACAGGGACAGGGACCAAGGACCTATGTGGACAGGGTGGTGCAAGAGATTCTGGACACAGAGCGAACATACGTTCAGGACCTGCGTAGCATTGTAGAG GACTACCTGCAGTGCATCAGTAACCAGACCAAAGTCTCTCTAAGTTCTGAAGACAAAGGTTCCTTGTTTGGTAACATCCAGGACATCTACCACTTCAACAG GGACCTGCTTCACGATCTTGAGAAGTGTAACGCCGACCCGGTGGCCATCGCCGAGTGTTTCGTCTCCAAG AGCGAGGAGTTCCACATCTACACGCAGTACTGCACCAACTATCCCAG GTCGGTGGCTGTGCTCACCGAGTGCATGAGGAACAAGGCGTTGGCAAAGTTTTTCCGCGAGCGGCAGGAATCTCTGCGGCACTCCCTGCCTCTGGGCTCCTACCTGCTCAAGCCGGTGCAGAGGATCCTCAAGTATCATCTACTGCTGCAT GAGATCGCCAACCACATGGAGAAGGACACAGAGACGTTCGAGGTGGTGCAGGAGGCCATCGACACCATGCAGAGAGTGGCGTGGCACATCAACGACATGAAGAGGAAGCACGAGCACGCTGTCCGACTTCAG GAGATCCAGAGCCTGCTGACAAACTGGAAAGGTCCAGATCTGATTGGCTATGGGGAGTTAGTTTTGGAAGGAACCTTCCGTCTTCAACGAGCCAAGAACGAGAGAACGCTCTTCTTGTTTGACAAGCTTCTTCTTGTCACAAAAAAACGGGAAGAAACCTACACGTACAAGGCTCACATTCTG TGCTGCAACCTGATGCTTGTGGAAGTTATTCCAAAAGAGCCACTCAGCTTCAGTGTTTTCCACTACAAGAATCCCAAATTACAGCATACGGTCCAG GCCAAATCCCAGCAAGACAAGCGCATGTGGATCTTGCACCTTAAGAGACTCATACTTGAAAACCATCCTGCAAAAATCCCTGCCAAG GCCAAACAAGCCATTCTCGAAATGGATGCAATGC ATCATCCTGGATTTCACTACAGTCCGGATGGAGACAAGAAGGATTCCCCACAAACAAAGGAAGGTCCAAGCCCACGAAGAGGGCGCAGGAAAG aacCACTTtccaaattattgaaaaatgcaaaacagaGTGTGGCCAACAGTGAGAGTGAGAAG CGATCAAGTCTGGGCGTCTCTCTCCTCTCACCGGTGTCCCAGCTGGCTTTGGGCACCATTGGCCGCAGCCGGAGCCTCATCAACCAATCGCAGGAGTCTCTGGACCCTGGTGACCACTTCGATCACAGtgacagagaagaagcggagGAGCAACACCAGCAGGATGCAGACGATGAAGATGACGGTGGCCTG GCTGGTGGGAAAAAGCTGCGCGTCCCCGGCAAGAGCAGTCGGAAGAGGCTGAACCCTCAAGCTTCAGTTGATAGTATAGAGCAGTGGAAGTCCTTCAACATGAGTCCTTCGGACCTACAG CGAGCCAGAGAATCTCTCATGAGGGAGGGGAGCCACCATCCACCTCTGGTCAGGACCCCTCGTGTGACAGAGGAACCGCCAGACTCACCAGTCCCCTCCGCTAATAGGACACAAAGAGAGTCTACAGTTAGGAACATCTGGGCCGACCACAGGGCTCGTCGGGCCATGTTCCCCACCAGACAGCGGACAATGCAACCGGACGACGATGAGGACATCTACCAGATGTTCGTGCccacagaggaaagcagacCAGACCCAGAAGTGGCCCCAGACAGGCAGGAGGACTCCTCCTCGTCACCCAGGACAGCCCGTCCATGCAGCTGGCACGTTGAACAGCTGCCCACGGTGCAGATCGACCCACCGCCCAGCAGTGGCAGGGTTCTCCGTAGGGCAAGCAGTGCGGGGGAGAAGGTGACAGAAGCACTCAAGAGTCCTGATGAGCCTGGTCACATTCTGGAAGTCATTCACACCGAGTCGTCCAGCAATGACATATCAGGGTCGTCTTCTGCTGAGCAGCTGACGTTAGACGACATTGAAAATGTGTACGACAACATTAGCTACGAAGACCTGAAGAATATGGGTCTGGTCAGGAGAGACGTGGAGGATCATCACAAAGAGTCGGAAGTGCAGGCCTCACGAACCCAGGACACGGCAACGCAGAACACTGAAGAAGTACCCTCTCTCCCAGAATTAAAGAACGACATGGACACCTTCAACAAGTCGACAAAGGAAGATGCTTGTGAGCTAAAGATTGTAGAGGACAACATCTACGACACCATTTGCTTCCAACAACCACCATCAGCTGAGCATAAAGCAGTTCAGAGTGACACCGCGAAACAGGAGGGACACAGTCTGCTGGCCTCTGACCAAGATCTAACAGGAAGCCTCAGGCAGTTTGTGTCTGAGGAGAGTCTCCAGTTTGGAGACGATGATGTCTTGTCACATCCGGTCACATGCTCTCCTGAGCCAGACTACTCCTCCTCGTCTGCCTCGGAGGTATTCTCTAAGCACTCGCAGAGGGGGGATCAGATGTCGGAAGAAGTAGACGAGATCTGGAATGACTTGGAAAACTACATCAAGGTCAATGAGAAGAAAGCAGATCGACTGCCAGCAGCCTTCCCTGTGAGCAGCAGCGAGTCTCCCAAGAGGACGCCCTCGGTCAAAAACATGCGCACAAAGAGTCTCCCAGAAGTGAGTTTTCAACTGGCAAACGCTCCATTGAAGAGTCCCACAGCACTTTACGACACACCAGTGAGGTCCTCTTCATCGTTCACCATCCCAGTCATCAATGTGCCCGAGCTTCACAATGAAGAGCCAACAGAAGACCGTTACAGTCCTGATGGTGGTCCGCACACTCCTGTTCAAGCAGAGCCCCCTCCAGGCACAGTCAAGAGCATTCGCAACAGACTAGCTCGCCTCAGCAGCGGCAGCTTTCGCCTAGAGGATGACGACTTGGTCGAGCTTCCTCAAAGACACGTCCCTACTAAAGACCACTCCAATAAGGACATGCACAGCTTGTTTCCAGGAGAGCTCGCAGGTCTGGACTCCCCGCTGGCGTCATCCAGCTTGCTGCTGGGGGAGTCGGTGGACTTCCCACTGGAGTTTATGGACAAAACAAAGAGTCGTGTGTTCCTAATGGCACGTCAATACAGCCAGAAGATAAAGAAGGCCAACCAGCTGCTGCGCATGAGGAGCATGGACCCAGGAGACTCATGCAGTCGACCAAGAATGGAGAAAAGGCGCAAAGACCTGGCTGCCATcttggaagagaagaaacaagGAGGTGCTGCTATAG GCGCAAGGATAGCGGAGTACTCTCAGCTGTATGACCAGGTGATATTCAAGGATCCTCCAGGAACATCTTCTCCAGCGCCACATCACACTCATCCGGGTCTTCCATCTTCTCCGTCCCTGCCTGAGACCTCGCTGGAAGACGACTGGCTCCACTCCACCTATAGCAATGGGGAGCTGTCCAGTTTCCTGTCATCCACCCACGACATGGCAACCCCAGCCTCCACCCCCCAGCGCAAGCTGACCTCCGCCTCATCTATCCCTTCCTTTCAGGcaacccctctctctccctcgagCCCTCCTACTCAGAGGTGGAGTTCCTGCATGCCTGCACCCAGCGAGAAGGAGGAACATGTGTATAGTACTATTAAGAGACATCCATCTTTCAATGAATCCTCTTCTACTCGCTCGCTCAGCTCTGGAATAAAAAATACTCAACCACCTACACAAAGACTTCACAGTCCCATTCTGGGCAAAACCGGCCGACAGAGCAGCCTCCCAGAACGGTCCACTCAGGGACAGTCAGATCTCACTTTACAGGACGGCCAACAAGTGGTGGTTCTGAACCGAGCGTCCGCACTCAGCATCCTCAGCGCCACGCAGAACTACTTGGCCAACTTTAAAGACAATGGAGAAGATGACGACGACTATGTGGAGATCCGCTCTGAGGATGAAAGCGAGCAAGACCACGACAAAATCAGCGGCAGCTCACATCAGAGCTGGGGTCACCTTCAATCCCAGAGTTTGCCTTGCACTCCCGTGCGTAAATGTGACCCACTGCGCTCCATGGATCAGGAGGAACTGGAGAAATATCTGTGGAGTGAGCCGCAGCAGAACCAGCCCAACATCGTCCAGTCACTGAGGGAGAAGTTCCAATGTCTGAGCTCCAGTAGTTTTGCCTGA